The DNA region AACACACGCGGCCGCCACGATTGCCCGGCTGCGGACGGAAGTCGCCGCCATTACCGATCGAGAAGCTGAAGCCGCCTGGTACGGAGAACGAGAAGTTCACGTCGGGCTCACTGGCCTGCGGACGACGCGGGCGCTCGCGTTCGCTTTCGGTGAGATAGCGGGCTGAGGCCCAGCCATCTGGACCGGACTTTTCCACGAAACACCAATTGCCGCGACATTCACGGATATCAACGTCCTGGCCGGGACGCAGAACGTCAACGACGCCATAGTTCGTGCCGGGGCCGGAGCGCACATTGAGGGTGGTGGTGGCCTGAGCCGCAAAGGCGCTGCCGGTCATCAGGAAAGCGGAAGTAATGGCGGCGCCGGCGACGGCGGCCTTACGCAAGAAGGTCATGTCAGTCTCCGTTTTATCTGGTTGCTGCCTGTGAGTCCCCAACCGGGAAATCGGCAGATCGTTGCAGATTAATTCTCGAGTTTATCCGCTGCGGGATAGACTGGATGAATTGCAACTGGGTGGCGGACTAATGGAGGTCGCATGAACCACGCCTGAACAGCAGGTTCAGCCCGTCGTGTTTGTGGATTCTAGTGCAAAGAGCATCATGAGCGAGCGGCGCTGCCGCATTTGTTCTGTATGAATGCTGTAAGCTGATGACAGCTTTCAGTCAGCTTGCGGCTAAATACTATCAGGTGGACAAAGCAAAGGGGCTCCTTGCGGAG from Devosia sp. RR2S18 includes:
- a CDS encoding SH3 domain-containing protein — translated: MTFLRKAAVAGAAITSAFLMTGSAFAAQATTTLNVRSGPGTNYGVVDVLRPGQDVDIRECRGNWCFVEKSGPDGWASARYLTESERERPRRPQASEPDVNFSFSVPGGFSFSIGNGGDFRPQPGNRGGRVCFYEDWDYQGSSFCVRPGQRYSQLNNFNDRISSIRVFGNAQAQVCEDYNFRGRCAVIDDNQRRLTGRNNDIISSVRVR